The following proteins come from a genomic window of Malus domestica chromosome 02, GDT2T_hap1:
- the LOC103418404 gene encoding Golgi SNAP receptor complex member 1-2 isoform X2 has protein sequence MTDSNLELQESGWEELRREARKIEGDLDVKLSSYAKLGARFTQGGYVESGSPSVSRSWKSMEMEIQSLLEKLLDINDSMSRCAASATPATSVTQKLARHRDILHEFTQEFRRIKGNINSLREHAELLTSVRDDISEYKASGIMSPRMQILRERAAIHGSVSHIDEVISQAQTTRAVLGSQRALFGDVQGKVKNLSDKFPIVRGLLGSIRRRRSRDTLILSAVIAACTLFLIIYWLSK, from the exons ATGACGGATTCGAATCTGGAGTTGCAGGAATCGGGTTGGGAGGAGCTGAGGAGAGAGGCCAGGAAGATTGAGGGAGATCTTGATGTGAAGCTCTCTTCTTACGCTAAGCTTGGTGCTAGGTTCACACAAGGAG GTTATGTGGAATCTGGGTCACCATCTGTTAGCAGGTCATGGAAGTCCATGGAAATGGAGATCCAGTCGTTGCTTGAGAAACTTTTGGATATAAATGATTCAATGAGTCGATGTGCTGCATCTGCTACACCAGCTACTTCTGTAACTCAGAAGCTAGCAAGGCACAGAGACATACTTCATGAGTTTACCCAG GAGTTTAGAAGAATCAAGGGGAACATAAATTCATTGAGGGAACATGCGGAGCTTCTGACTTCAGTCAGGGACGATATCAGCGAGTACAAG GCATCTGGGATTATGTCACCAAGAATGCAGATACTACGGGAAAGAGCTGCCATCCATGGAAGTGTGTCACAT ATAGATGAGGTGATTAGTCAAGCTCAAACAACAAGGGCAGTCTTGGGCTCTCAAAGGGCTCTGTTTGGAGATGTTCAAGGGAAAGTGAAAAATCTAAGTGACAAGTTCCCTATAGTCCGTGGCCTACTCG GTTCAATTCGAAGGCGGCGATCAAGAGACACACTTATTTTGTCTGCAGTCATTGCAGCTTGTACCTTGTTTCTTATTATCTACTGgctttcaaaataa
- the LOC103418404 gene encoding Golgi SNAP receptor complex member 1-2 isoform X1 — protein sequence MTDSNLELQESGWEELRREARKIEGDLDVKLSSYAKLGARFTQGGYVESGSPSVSRSWKSMEMEIQSLLEKLLDINDSMSRCAASATPATSVTQKLARHRDILHEFTQEFRRIKGNINSLREHAELLTSVRDDISEYKASGIMSPRMQILRERAAIHGSVSHIDEVISQAQTTRAVLGSQRALFGDVQGKVKNLSDKFPIVQFEGGDQETHLFCLQSLQLVPCFLLSTGFQNNYTSEIWRYRKL from the exons ATGACGGATTCGAATCTGGAGTTGCAGGAATCGGGTTGGGAGGAGCTGAGGAGAGAGGCCAGGAAGATTGAGGGAGATCTTGATGTGAAGCTCTCTTCTTACGCTAAGCTTGGTGCTAGGTTCACACAAGGAG GTTATGTGGAATCTGGGTCACCATCTGTTAGCAGGTCATGGAAGTCCATGGAAATGGAGATCCAGTCGTTGCTTGAGAAACTTTTGGATATAAATGATTCAATGAGTCGATGTGCTGCATCTGCTACACCAGCTACTTCTGTAACTCAGAAGCTAGCAAGGCACAGAGACATACTTCATGAGTTTACCCAG GAGTTTAGAAGAATCAAGGGGAACATAAATTCATTGAGGGAACATGCGGAGCTTCTGACTTCAGTCAGGGACGATATCAGCGAGTACAAG GCATCTGGGATTATGTCACCAAGAATGCAGATACTACGGGAAAGAGCTGCCATCCATGGAAGTGTGTCACAT ATAGATGAGGTGATTAGTCAAGCTCAAACAACAAGGGCAGTCTTGGGCTCTCAAAGGGCTCTGTTTGGAGATGTTCAAGGGAAAGTGAAAAATCTAAGTGACAAGTTCCCTATA GTTCAATTCGAAGGCGGCGATCAAGAGACACACTTATTTTGTCTGCAGTCATTGCAGCTTGTACCTTGTTTCTTATTATCTACTGgctttcaaaataattatacaAGTGAGATCTGGCGATACAGAAAGTTATAA